From Osmerus mordax isolate fOsmMor3 chromosome 7, fOsmMor3.pri, whole genome shotgun sequence:
TCAACAGAGATGCAGCCATACATCAATTGTGTCCATGATAAATACTACACCATAACTCATCTCTGGTATTAGTGGGCCCTGGGCAGTAAACTCTGCTTCCCCACACATGCCAGGAACTGGATAATCTGTTTTATGGCTCTCAGAGAGGACTGGAGCAGGCCGACGTGTAACCTAGTTACATGTGCAGCTTTTACTACGTTTGAATGCTGTGGAGGAAGTCAGGCACAATACCTGGAGGTGTTTGATCTGGCAACGGATGACCGCCACCAGGTTGCGCACGTTGGAGGGGTCCCTGAAGTCCAGGGTGGGGGAGCCGGGGCAGGCGGGGACGGCTGCCGAGGAGGAGTCCCCGCTGCCCGACACGCCCGCGctgtccccctccgccccctgctGCACCGCCTTCCCAAACAGGTCGTTGGAGCGCCGTTTCCTCTgcgagtggtggtgggggtggacgtggtggtggtgggaccTCCCTCCGCCCCGGGCGCCCTCGCGGTAGTAGTCCAAGGTGACCCGTTTGGGCGTCAGGTTGTTGCAGACGCAGATGTGGTGGTAGAGGTTGGCCAGCTCCTCCGAGAAGGCCAGCAGCTCCTCCTGCGCCACGCTCAGGTGGCCCTCCGAGTCCGTGGCCACCTTCCGCGTGGCTCCgatctccttctccagctcgcTGATGCGCTCCTGGTCCTGCCGGCTGGACTTGATGCACTGGCGGATCTTCTCGGCCAGCTCCTGGGCCTCGCCCCTCCAGCGCTCCTTCTCCTGCCTGCAGCGCTGCTCCAGGGAGGCGTAGCGGACCCCCGCCTGGGACAGCTCCTCCCTCAGCTTCAGCAGCTCCTCGCTGGCCGCGCGCATGCGGCACTCCAGCACCTCCGTGCTCTTGGTGTCCAGCTCGTAGTAGTCCGCCCCGTCCCCCTGCTCGCCGTCCCCCAGGCCGTCGGGCCGCTCCCCTGCCTTCTGCTGGGGCGGGCTGTGCTGCTGGGCGGACTCCAGCTTCTGGGTCAGACAGCCCACCTTCACCTCCTGCTCACTCAGGGCCTCCTTGGAGATGATGAGCTGCTGCTGGAGTTCCTGGACTGTGCTGGTCAGGCCGGCCTTGTCCCTCTCCGCCTGGCGGGAGACACAGAGGAGTACCGATTAGAGCACAAGCTACATGATCTGATTTGTGTACATGGAGATTAAAGTGGCAAGCACAGGAAGCTTGTTCCTTCATTTTGAGGCTGGCTTGATAGAACAGGCACCATCAGCACTAAGCTAAGTCCAACTTAAAGCTTGATcgcacaccttcccctcaggtTTGGAAACCCTAAACAGGCATTTCACCCTCCACTTCCTTTTATCCTCATGAATTATTCAGGTGATGACACAGACTGAAACCACTCAACTCCAGTCTAAAACAACATCTGCTGGGCAACACGACACCAATCCCAGCTAAGTGCATAATCAATTATACATCTCTTGAAACAAGTTATCTGGATTAACACCATATAATATTAGGATGACATTGAGAAATTGCAATAGTTTGAAAAGCGCAGTATGGAAATGGCAACGCTGTTTCAATGTTAGCTGATGGTAAAGTAACATGAACCTATGATACCATGCAGGATGTGGTGTACAACAGGAAGCAGCAGGTCAGCTTTATctttaaacgcacacacactaagagCTCAGTCATGCAGAACTAACCCTTTTAACTACCCACATCTCCCTATATATAGGGCACTGAAAACTAGGGCCGCCCAGCAGATGGGGCTGGGAGGATAGGTATTACAACAACTGGATATCACCATGTCAACCATATTGGTTTATATTGTACTGTTTATATGGACGGTGTATAAATAACATGGCACAAGGCCTGGAATGGGGCCTGGTGTCGAGCTGCATACCTGCAGAAGTTGCTGTTTGAGTTTCTGGCTGTCTGAGAGGTGAAGCTCACTCAGCAGGTCAGACACCAGGCCTGGGGCCGGGGGCCGCAGAAACACGTCACTGTTCCTCGGGGTGGAGAACAGATGGGCATGGCCATTGGTTTTCGAGCCCCCCAGGGGAGGAACGAGAGGCAGCGGGGCGGTCCCAGAGACGAGGCCGTTGTTGTAGCCGCTGTcgtctccctccccgtctcctccccggtccagctgctccagctgcagctccagGTTGCCCACCGAGTCGAAGGGGTTGATGGCCAGGGAGGAGAGCTCCCTCCTCAGGCTGTtcttctgctccctctcctccttcagagcCTCCAGGGCTTCGTCCAGCTGCCGCTCGGCGATCTGCCGGAGCCGCGCCGCCTCGTCCAGCTGGGCCCGCagatcctcctgctcctcatccTTCTGGGTCAGCTCCAGCTTCACCGCCTCAAACTCCACCTGTGCTCCGCCATTCCCAACACAGGGACAAAGACATGGGGTCAGGGTGACActgcgtgtgtgactgtgtacttCACGCGACGGAGGTCACTAACAACAAGCAACTCCTATAACCCAATATCAACAGTTCCAGTTGCTTATGGCGACTGTTGACATGAGTCATTAGTGAACTGCAACCTCCCACCAGCAAGATGGCATTGTCCTGCATCCACTGAGCTGTCCCCACAACAATGAGTGTCTGTGTCCCAATGATCTACATGGGAAACAGTAGTCACAAGGCACTGACAACCAGACACATAACACCAGACAAGGCTGACCTCTCATTTATAACCCAGTCTTAGAAAGCTCCATTTCAGAGCAGTAGAGGATTCAAATAAGAACACAGTAACAAATAAATAGAACCAATAACGGACCAGTTGGGAACCTGAACACTGTCCTGTAGTCACCTGATTTCTGTCATTGTCGACTATGTTTACACGCAAAAAAAAGCTAATATTGCAACTAAGCCATTTCCATGGCTAAGGAAAAGATACTTCCAGACTAGTATTTCTGTTTACATGCATCCATGCATATGTCCTTCGGCTACGCCCTTTAAATCACTTTATTTAAAAGTAGATGTGCTTCTCCTTCCAACCAGAAACGTGGGCTTTTCTTTTGGGCATCTCTACCCCAGCCTTGCAAACTGCTTGCTAGTTATTATTAGTTTGCATGTAAACATAGTCAGTGTCTCTCATTAAGCAATTAATATGTGTCTCGAATGGTTATACAGTAAACTGTTCTTGCTGGTTCTGAATGGGAACTGCGAGGGTAGTGGTGGTTGTGAGAACATGGAGGGCTGTAGAGAAAGTCCTACCTGATTTTCCTTCAGCACAGACACCTGCTTCTGCAAGGagatgttctcctcctccagctcgctGTTGTCCTGCAACTGACGAGCCTCCCGGACCTTGTACTCCTTCATATCATCCCTCATGTGGCCCTTCTCCGCCTCCACACCCTCAAACTCCTGAGGAGTGCACACATTACAGGTCCCATTGTCATTCCCAAATGGCATAACCTTGATGCACAGTTCCTCGGAATGAATAGATATGAGCCAAACCTTCTTCAGTTGAGTGGAGAGGCCTCCGAGGCGATCGATCTCAGCATGGGCGTTTCC
This genomic window contains:
- the zgc:162200 gene encoding protein bicaudal D homolog 2, which translates into the protein MLEEEEADSVGADEEETEMGSRDLRAEVERLTLELQEANEEKLQAARYGLVVLEESSLLKSKHTQLEEEHEALKQELQQIKELLTDSMSSQKRAVVAGETREESLLQETANKEAAMATRIEEHQAELKLARVALGNAHAEIDRLGGLSTQLKKEFEGVEAEKGHMRDDMKEYKVREARQLQDNSELEEENISLQKQVSVLKENQVEFEAVKLELTQKDEEQEDLRAQLDEAARLRQIAERQLDEALEALKEEREQKNSLRRELSSLAINPFDSVGNLELQLEQLDRGGDGEGDDSGYNNGLVSGTAPLPLVPPLGGSKTNGHAHLFSTPRNSDVFLRPPAPGLVSDLLSELHLSDSQKLKQQLLQAERDKAGLTSTVQELQQQLIISKEALSEQEVKVGCLTQKLESAQQHSPPQQKAGERPDGLGDGEQGDGADYYELDTKSTEVLECRMRAASEELLKLREELSQAGVRYASLEQRCRQEKERWRGEAQELAEKIRQCIKSSRQDQERISELEKEIGATRKVATDSEGHLSVAQEELLAFSEELANLYHHICVCNNLTPKRVTLDYYREGARGGGRSHHHHVHPHHHSQRKRRSNDLFGKAVQQGAEGDSAGVSGSGDSSSAAVPACPGSPTLDFRDPSNVRNLVAVIRCQIKHLQVAVDLCRQRGTLPAPSAACGSDSDRDADALLEEVLKLKSLLSTKREQIATLRTVLKANKQTAELALSNLKTKYETEKSMVSETMVKLRNELKALKEDAATFSSLRVMFASRCDQYVTQLDEMQRQLAAAEDEKKTLNSLLRMAIQQKLALTQRLEDLEAPLCPRSLNNSPRRSRAKELGTKSGRAPRSPRGSPNRHLRNSPRSSPVPTVASHHLRALTRSLHSSPR